A single genomic interval of Agarivorans aestuarii harbors:
- a CDS encoding SET domain-containing protein, whose product MMQQSAYPIVDNLLFSEIRPSTIHGDGLFATNSINANSILGILDGQLVPWDEQFSTAFEWNAISETQLLIRPLRTKYSYINHSRSPNLQLEYHPLRVTALKDIKAGEELTLDYRKEPLPKAYQQGHGSGYL is encoded by the coding sequence ATGATGCAACAAAGTGCTTATCCCATAGTAGACAACCTACTATTTTCTGAGATTCGCCCCAGCACCATTCACGGTGATGGTTTATTTGCCACCAACAGCATTAATGCCAACAGCATATTGGGGATTCTTGACGGACAATTAGTGCCGTGGGATGAGCAATTTTCCACAGCATTTGAATGGAATGCGATAAGCGAAACCCAATTACTTATTCGCCCTTTGCGCACTAAATACAGCTACATAAACCATAGCCGTAGCCCCAACTTACAACTTGAATACCACCCACTGCGGGTCACCGCCCTTAAAGATATTAAAGCTGGCGAAGAGCTCACTTTAGATTATCGCAAAGAACCTTTACCAAAAGCTTACCAACAAGGCCACGGAAGCGGCTATTTGTAG
- a CDS encoding DeoR/GlpR family DNA-binding transcription regulator: protein MIKRNTQQRRRLILDRLAEHGEVKVDELAHAFETSEVTIRKDLASLEANGLLLRRYGGAVPIPKELINEPHDEQVSEQKQAIAKSAAGLIRDHNRIIIDSGSTTAALLPELSEKEGLVVMTNSLSIAGALRELENEPTLLMTGGTWDTHSEAFQGQVAEQVLRAYDFDQLFIGADGIDVARGSTTFNELVGLSQVMAEVAREVVVLAESNKIGRKIHNLELAWSKISTLVTDNQLEPSVAEQIRAQGVNVVIAQ, encoded by the coding sequence ATGATCAAACGAAACACTCAGCAGCGCCGTCGCCTTATCTTAGATCGCCTCGCCGAACATGGTGAAGTAAAGGTTGATGAACTTGCTCACGCTTTTGAAACCTCAGAAGTTACGATTCGAAAGGATTTAGCTAGTCTAGAAGCTAATGGCTTGTTGCTAAGACGTTACGGCGGCGCAGTGCCTATCCCTAAGGAATTGATCAACGAACCGCACGACGAGCAAGTGTCCGAGCAAAAGCAAGCAATTGCCAAGTCTGCTGCCGGGCTAATTCGTGATCATAATCGGATAATTATCGACAGTGGCAGCACTACCGCAGCGCTACTGCCAGAGCTATCTGAGAAAGAAGGTTTGGTGGTAATGACTAATTCTTTAAGTATTGCTGGCGCTTTACGCGAACTAGAAAACGAGCCAACACTTTTGATGACCGGTGGCACCTGGGATACTCACTCAGAAGCGTTTCAGGGCCAAGTGGCAGAACAAGTATTGCGTGCTTACGATTTCGACCAATTGTTTATTGGCGCAGACGGTATCGATGTGGCACGCGGATCGACTACCTTTAATGAACTAGTCGGTTTAAGCCAAGTGATGGCTGAGGTTGCCCGCGAAGTCGTGGTACTGGCCGAGTCCAATAAAATTGGCAGAAAAATTCATAACCTAGAGTTGGCATGGTCGAAGATCTCAACTTTAGTAACAGACAATCAGCTAGAGCCTAGCGTGGCTGAGCAAATCCGTGCTCAGGGCGTTAATGTGGTAATAGCCCAATAA
- a CDS encoding DUF1456 family protein, with translation MTNNDILRRLRYCFNFNDNKMIAIFAQAELTVSRAEVSDWLKKDDDAAYRNLNDRTLAVFLNGLINEKRGKREGPQPEPEKRLNNNLILMKLKIALNLKAEDMLEVLGLTGFQLSKHELSAFFRKPDHKHYRLCKDQIMRNFLHGMQLKYRANPDEAPDFEWDEE, from the coding sequence ATGACTAATAACGATATTCTTCGTCGTCTTCGCTATTGCTTTAACTTTAACGATAACAAGATGATTGCCATTTTTGCGCAAGCTGAGCTAACAGTAAGCCGTGCCGAGGTGAGCGATTGGTTGAAAAAAGATGATGACGCTGCTTATCGCAATCTTAACGATAGAACCCTAGCAGTTTTTCTTAACGGCTTAATCAACGAAAAACGCGGTAAACGTGAAGGCCCTCAGCCTGAGCCAGAAAAGCGCCTAAACAATAATCTTATTTTGATGAAGCTAAAAATTGCTTTAAACCTCAAAGCAGAAGACATGCTAGAGGTATTGGGTCTAACTGGTTTTCAACTAAGCAAACATGAGTTAAGTGCATTTTTCCGCAAGCCAGACCATAAGCATTACCGTTTATGTAAAGATCAAATCATGCGTAACTTCTTGCATGGCATGCAGCTTAAATATCGCGCCAACCCAGACGAAGCACCCGACTTTGAGTGGGATGAAGAATAG
- a CDS encoding sterol desaturase family protein, which translates to MDFAILITHPEYLLMVLAPLFLLCMGLEWYWGNVRQKLPSSAQYQAKELLCNFALAGMHQLSDILMGLLLSQIYLSLFGWRLFEINMGVVSFIALFIAQDFCYYWFHRASHRVRWMWAAHVVHHSSENMNFSTAFRQSLMYPLAGMWLFWLPLVIIGFAPHWVVFVVLLNLGLQFFVHTQAVKKLGPLEWILNTPSHHRVHHGRNPQYIDKNYAGVLIIWDRLFGSFEPELETVDYGITQPVNSFNPLVVTFSEWQSMFKQASAPGLSIAQRWRLLFAPPAKQTKD; encoded by the coding sequence ATGGACTTTGCCATACTCATCACTCACCCCGAATATTTACTGATGGTCTTAGCACCGCTGTTTTTGTTATGCATGGGGCTAGAGTGGTATTGGGGAAATGTGCGGCAGAAGCTGCCATCGTCAGCTCAGTATCAGGCCAAAGAACTCCTATGCAATTTTGCACTAGCGGGCATGCATCAACTCAGTGATATTTTAATGGGCTTGCTGCTTAGCCAAATTTACTTAAGCCTGTTTGGCTGGCGCTTGTTTGAGATAAACATGGGTGTAGTCAGCTTTATTGCTTTGTTTATCGCTCAAGACTTTTGCTATTACTGGTTTCACCGTGCCAGTCATCGAGTGCGCTGGATGTGGGCTGCCCATGTGGTTCACCATAGTTCCGAGAATATGAATTTTAGCACCGCCTTTCGCCAAAGCTTAATGTACCCTCTAGCGGGAATGTGGCTATTTTGGTTACCGCTGGTAATTATTGGGTTTGCGCCGCATTGGGTAGTGTTTGTTGTACTGCTTAACTTGGGTTTGCAATTTTTTGTTCATACTCAAGCAGTTAAGAAGTTGGGCCCCTTGGAATGGATACTTAACACTCCATCTCATCACCGCGTACACCATGGGCGCAACCCGCAATATATTGATAAAAACTATGCAGGGGTATTAATTATCTGGGACAGGCTGTTTGGCAGTTTTGAGCCAGAACTTGAAACCGTTGACTACGGCATTACTCAACCAGTGAACAGTTTTAACCCCTTGGTGGTTACCTTTAGTGAGTGGCAAAGTATGTTTAAGCAGGCTAGTGCTCCGGGTTTAAGCATCGCTCAGCGCTGGCGATTATTGTTTGCCCCGCCCGCAAAGCAAACCAAAGACTAA
- a CDS encoding DUF2804 domain-containing protein: MQNSQQLISAPGSLIAANGELSLGHFNGPVSQLGLAHFAYTNTMDKPASAWARHFHYKQFQFVSIKSDDYILGFALADIRYLGSGFCYAYHIASQTLQECTWLKPCGVGYGTQPSPVNSLAFIKGKHSLQLHISEGQWQLTANTPFLEADLQLAPANQQQCMAMCSPTGYSGWTYTQKHNALPVAGHLQINAKVQDLNSALGGYDFSAGYMRRETCWRWASFSTRLNQTTIGLNLAAGVNETGCNENALWVNDHKQLLGPVHFVFKRSLANESCSQPQIWHIYSEDGRVNLQFTPLNSRQERLNLLLLKSNFRQYIGHFSGSLIDELGQTHQLDQVLGLTEDHFARW, from the coding sequence ATGCAAAACTCCCAACAACTTATTTCAGCTCCTGGTAGCTTAATCGCGGCGAATGGAGAACTCAGCCTTGGTCATTTTAATGGCCCAGTTAGCCAGTTGGGCTTAGCGCATTTTGCTTATACCAATACCATGGACAAACCTGCCTCGGCTTGGGCCAGGCATTTTCATTATAAGCAGTTTCAGTTTGTCAGCATTAAGAGTGATGACTATATCCTTGGCTTTGCTCTAGCGGATATTCGCTACCTTGGCAGTGGTTTTTGTTATGCCTACCATATTGCTAGCCAAACCCTGCAAGAGTGTACTTGGCTAAAACCCTGTGGTGTGGGCTACGGCACTCAGCCAAGCCCGGTTAACAGCTTGGCCTTTATAAAGGGTAAGCACTCGCTGCAATTGCATATTTCCGAAGGACAATGGCAGCTCACTGCCAATACGCCTTTTTTAGAAGCCGATTTACAACTGGCACCAGCCAACCAACAGCAGTGCATGGCCATGTGCAGCCCTACAGGATATTCCGGTTGGACCTACACTCAAAAACATAATGCTTTGCCGGTGGCCGGGCATTTGCAGATTAACGCTAAAGTGCAAGACCTTAACTCAGCCCTTGGCGGCTATGATTTCTCTGCGGGTTATATGCGCCGAGAAACCTGTTGGCGTTGGGCTAGCTTCTCAACTCGCCTAAATCAAACCACCATTGGCTTAAACCTAGCCGCTGGCGTTAACGAAACCGGCTGCAATGAAAATGCCCTATGGGTTAACGATCACAAGCAATTACTTGGTCCTGTGCATTTCGTCTTTAAGCGTAGCTTGGCAAACGAAAGCTGCAGCCAGCCTCAAATTTGGCATATCTACTCAGAAGACGGCCGGGTTAACCTGCAGTTTACCCCACTAAATAGTCGTCAAGAACGGCTCAATTTGCTGCTGCTCAAGAGCAACTTTCGCCAATATATCGGACATTTTAGCGGCAGTTTAATTGATGAACTTGGTCAAACACACCAGCTAGATCAGGTACTCGGTTTAACTGAAGACCACTTTGCTCGCTGGTAG
- a CDS encoding MFS transporter: MNTNKPKLHFWQIWNMSFGFLGIQFGFGLQNANVSRIFETLGASIDQIPILWLAAPVTGLLIQPIIGYMSDRTWNGLGRRRPYFLAGAIMSSLALIIMPNSPYLWMAAGMLWILDASINVSMEPFRALVADNLPSEQRTQGFAVQTFFIGVGSVIASAMPYVLANWFGIANTAPEGVIPPSVKISFYAGAVVFFGAVLWTVLKTKEYSPEEMERFEGTEPEQDQETSEGFAEVWADVKKMPTTMRQLAVVQFFSWFALFAMWIYTTSAVTSSVYGATDTSSALYNEGADWVGLCFAMYNGVSALAAFALPWLAARSSRKVVHALCLTLGGVSLAGMYFINDPKMLMLNMVGIGFAWASILCMPYAILAGSLPSKKMGFFMGVFNFFIVIPQILAAGILGYFTREFFGGDSMMALVLGGASMVIAALVTLTVTDRDDPQLANQDAELSQAQTA; this comes from the coding sequence ATGAATACAAACAAACCAAAATTACACTTTTGGCAAATCTGGAACATGAGTTTCGGTTTCCTTGGGATTCAATTTGGCTTCGGTTTGCAAAATGCTAACGTAAGCCGAATTTTTGAAACCCTAGGCGCTAGCATCGATCAAATCCCAATTTTGTGGTTAGCAGCGCCAGTAACTGGATTACTTATTCAGCCGATTATCGGTTATATGAGTGACAGAACATGGAATGGTTTAGGTCGTCGTCGTCCCTACTTTTTAGCTGGCGCGATCATGTCTTCTCTCGCATTAATCATTATGCCTAACTCGCCTTATCTTTGGATGGCAGCAGGCATGTTGTGGATACTAGATGCCTCGATTAACGTTTCAATGGAACCGTTTCGCGCTTTAGTTGCTGATAACCTTCCATCTGAACAGCGCACTCAAGGCTTTGCAGTGCAAACCTTCTTTATTGGTGTAGGTTCGGTAATTGCGTCTGCCATGCCGTATGTGCTGGCGAACTGGTTCGGTATTGCCAACACAGCTCCTGAAGGTGTTATCCCGCCATCGGTTAAAATCTCATTTTATGCTGGTGCCGTGGTATTTTTTGGCGCTGTTTTATGGACCGTTCTCAAAACCAAAGAATACAGCCCAGAAGAAATGGAGCGCTTTGAAGGCACAGAGCCAGAGCAGGACCAAGAAACAAGCGAAGGCTTTGCCGAAGTGTGGGCCGATGTGAAGAAAATGCCTACAACCATGCGCCAATTAGCCGTTGTGCAGTTCTTCTCATGGTTTGCTCTGTTTGCCATGTGGATCTACACCACATCGGCGGTAACTAGCAGCGTTTACGGCGCCACAGATACCTCTTCTGCCCTTTATAACGAAGGTGCAGACTGGGTAGGCTTATGTTTTGCCATGTATAACGGTGTTAGTGCTTTGGCTGCCTTTGCGCTACCTTGGTTAGCTGCACGCAGCAGTCGAAAAGTAGTGCACGCCCTATGTTTAACCTTGGGCGGCGTAAGCTTAGCCGGCATGTACTTTATTAACGATCCAAAAATGTTAATGCTTAACATGGTAGGTATTGGTTTTGCTTGGGCGAGTATTTTATGTATGCCTTACGCCATTTTAGCGGGTTCTTTACCTAGCAAAAAAATGGGCTTTTTTATGGGCGTGTTTAACTTCTTCATTGTTATTCCACAAATTTTGGCGGCCGGTATCTTAGGTTACTTCACTCGCGAATTCTTTGGTGGCGACTCAATGATGGCCTTGGTATTGGGCGGGGCCTCTATGGTAATTGCAGCACTGGTTACACTAACCGTAACCGACCGCGATGACCCACAGCTAGCAAACCAAGACGCCGAGTTAAGCCAAGCGCAAACCGCATAA